Below is a genomic region from Persicimonas caeni.
CCCAAAAAGCGGCGCATCAACTCGTGGACGTGCGGGTCGTCGTCGATGACCAGCACCGTGGGACCCTCGCCCGAATTCGACAGAAAGTCGGCGCTCAGGTGGGGGATTTCCATCGTCGCCGACGGCTCGGCCAGCCCCGACCGGTGCTCGGTGGGCAGCAGAATCGTGAACGTGGTCCCCTCTCCCAGGGTGCTCTGGACGTCGATCGTGCCGCCCATCATCTCGCAGAAACGCTTGCAGATGGTCAGACCCAGGCCGGTGCCGCCATGTTTTCGGGTCGTCGATTCGTCGGCCTGGGTAAATGGCTCGAAGAGCCGGTCGATGCTCTCCGGGTCGATGCCCATGCCGGTGTCGCGCACCTCGATGCGCACCCCCGGCATGCTGTTGACCACCGCCTCGGCGGTGCTCAGCTCGATGACTCCCTTTTCGGTGAACTTGGCGGCGTTGCCCACCAGGTTCAAAAGCACCTGCTTGAGCTTGGTGCGGTCGGTGACCACCTCGCCGCGGCGTCGGTAGCTGCGCTCGAGGTCGTTGTCGTTCTTGGCCACCAACGGACGCACCGTGTCGATGACCTCGTCGACCAACTCGGCCAGGTCGAAGGCGTCCAGATGCAGGTCCATCTTGCCGGCCTCGACCTTCGACAGGTCGAGGATGTCGTTGATGAGCGCCAACAGGTGGTTGGCCGAGTGGTGGACCTTCTTGAGGTCGCTCTGGATGCTCTCCAGCGGGAGCTCGGCCGGGTTGGAGGCGCCGAAGTCGAGGTCCTCCTGGATGAGCTCGGTGTAGCCGATGACCGCGTTGAGCGGGGTGCGCAGCTCGTGGCTCATATTCGCCAAGAACGCGCTCTTGGCCCGGCTGGCCTCCAGGGCGCGCTCTTCGGCCTCGCGTCGCTCCTCGACCTCTCGCTGCAGCCGCTCGTTGGTCTCGACGAGCTGGCGGGTGCGCTCCTGGACGCGCATCTCGAGCTCGTCGCGCGCCTGGCGAATCTCCTCTTCCATCTCCTTGCGCTCGGAGATGTTCTGGATGGCCACCAGCGAGCCCCACTGCACGCCGTCTTCGTCGTGCATCGGCTTGGCGCTCACCAGCGTCCACACCCCGCCGCCGTCGTTGTGCTGCCAACGGTGGTCGAACATCTCTTCGACCCCCTCTTGGCGGCGCTTGAGGTTCTGGCGGGCGCGCTCGGCCCACTCTTCTTCCATGAAGTCGAAGAGCATATTGCCGACCATCTCCGGGCGGCTGTAGCCGAGCATCTTCGCCATGCTTTCGTTGGCGTAGATGATCTCGCCGCCCAGGCGGACGACCAAGATTCCGTCGTTAATGGTTTCGACAATGGTGGCGAACGGTAGGTCTTCGTGCGCCGTTGGGTGCTTGGCGTCGTCTGCCGACGCCGAATCAGACTGAGTACTGCTCATAACTGCGAAAAACCCCTCAGCCCGATTGGATCATCTTCAACACACCGGGCAAGGACACCTCAAGACGAACCTGTCAAAAAAAGGTGTCATATGTAGGCAGAAGGTAACTGTCAGTCACTATGCAGGATCGACCCGCCAGATGCAAGTATTGCGTCTGGTCGCGCGCTTGTCCGCGGGGGCGGCTTTTGCGACACTCTCGCCCGTGGTTTTGAATCTAAGACAAGCCGAGTCGCGTCCCCAAATCGAGTCGGACAAGTGATCGATCAGCGATTGACGGCTCCTGTCGACTGTAGTCTCCACCCAACGTGAGTCCCCATGCATTTCGTCATCATCGGCAACGGCGTCGCCGGCATCGAAGCCGCCTTCGCCATCCGCGACCGGCTCGGTCCGGGCGAGGCCAAGATCACGGTCATCAGCGACGAGACGGACTACTTCTTCTCGCGCACCGCCCTGATGTACGCCTACATGGACAAGCTCGACCGGCGCGACCTCGAGCCGTACGAGCGCAAGGTCTACGCCCAAAAGCAGATCGAGCTCGTGCGCGGCCGCGTCGTCGACCTCGACGCCGCCGAGGCGAGCTTGCGCCTGCAGGACGGCAGCACCGTCGCCTACGATCGCCTGCTGCTGGCCGTGGGCGCCAAGCCGCGCATGGTCCCCTTCGCCGGGCTCGACGAGGTCGAAGAGGGGCTGGTGCACTTCGTCTCCATGCAAGACCTCGACGAGTGTGAGCGGCTGACCTGGTCGACCGAGCGCGCGGTGGTCGTCGGCGGCGGCCTCATCGGCGTCGAGCTCGTCGAGAGCCTGACCCACCACGGCGTCGAGGTGACCTTCTTGGTGCGCGAGCCCTGGTTTTGGCCCGCCGCCCTGGGCAAGGAAGAAGCCGAGATCGTCGCCGAGCATATCCGCGAGCACGGCGTCGACCTGCGCATGGAAGAGGAGATGAGCGAGATTCAGGTCGACGACGCCGGCCGCGTCAGCGGCGTGCGCACGAACCTGGGCGACGAGATCCCCTGTCAGATGCTCGGGGTGGCCATCGGCGTGCAGGCCAACGTCGAGTGGCTCCAGGGCGTGAGCACCCCGCCGGCGATCAACCGCGGTGTCATGGTCGACCGCTCCTTTCGCACCACGCTGCCCAACGTGTGGGCCGCCGGCGACTGCGTCGAGGTGGACGTCGGCCGCCGCCCTGGGTTGGTGGAGACCATCTGGTACTCCGCCAAACGCCACGGCAAGCTCGCCGGGCTGAGCATGGCCGGCGAGCGCGTCGAGTATCACCCGCCCCTATTCTACAACAGCACCAAGTTCTTCGAGCTCGAGTTCACCACCGTGGGCGACTGCGTCGACGTCGCCGACGGCGCCACCACCCTGTTTCGCAAGATGCCCGGGAAGCCTATCAGCCAGCGCATTGTTGCCAACGAACGCGGCGAGGTCATCGGCTTCAACATGCTCGGCTCGCGCTTCGACCACCGCGTGCTCGAGCAGTGGATCCACGACCGGCGCGACCTGGCCTGGGTGCAACGGCACCTCCAAGAGGCCCAATTCGACGTCGAGTTCGGGCGCGTGCCGCTTTCGAAGATGGTTGAAAAGGAGATCGCCTGATGCGCCAAAAAGGAACCATCGGCTGGCTCAAGCACGACATCACCCACCGCGGCGTGACCGCCTGGGCGCTGTCGGCGGCGCTATTCGCCTTCTACGTCATCCTCTACTGGACCGACTGGCTCGACCCGGTCGCCCAGGCGCTGCACCTGGGCAGCAAGTGGACGCTGTACGGGCTGCTCTACACCATCGCGATCACCGCCGGCGGCATCTACGTGATGCGCAAATACCGGCACAACAAATACCAGATCGTGCGCACCACGGTGATCATCTTCGTGCAGGCCACCCTGGCCTTCTCGGTGCCCCTCATCCTCAAATTCTTCAACCAGCCCGAGGTCTACTTAAGCTACCTCTGGCCGCTCAAAATCGAGTACTTCTACCCGTCGACCATCGCCAGTTGGCCGTTGCCGTTCATCATCTGGAGCATCGCAGGCTCGCTGCTGATGGTCCCGCTCCTGGCCACCTTCTTCGGCAAGCGCTGGTATTGCTCGTGGGTGTGCGGCTGCGGCGGGCTGGCCAACACCGCCGGCGACCCGTTCCGCCAACTGTCGAATAAGTCGAGCGCGGCGTGGAAATTCGAGCAGTACTCCATCCACATCACTATGCTCTTGTCGTTCGTGGTCACCGCCGCGGTGGTCGCGAGCTTCTTCATCGGCGACAGCAGCCCGATGCTCCAAAGCGCCGCCGGCGAGATGCAGTCGGCCTACGGCTTCGTGGTGGTGGCCATCCTGTCGGGCATCGTGGGCGTGGGCGTCTACCCCATCGGCGGCACCCGCGTGTGGTGTCGCTACTTCTGCCCGATGGCCGCCGTGTTGGGCCTGGTGCAAAAGAAGGGCAAGTACCGCATCACCGTCAAAGACAACATGTGCATCTCGTGCGGGCTGTGCTCCAAATACTGCGAGATGGGCATCGACGTGCGCGCCTACGCCCAGCGCAACGAAGACTTCACCCGCGCCTCGTGTGTGGGCTGCGGGCTGTGCGAAGAGGTGTGCCCCCGCGGCGTGCTCCACCTAGAAAACTCCGACAAGCCCCGAAGCGGCCCCCAGCCGCTGACCATCGACGCGCTGGTCGACGAGAGCTGGAAAGACCGGCACGTGTCGCCCCACGCCGAGGAGAAGCAAGAGTCGGTGATTTCGGTGAACTGGAACTAAGTGCATCTTAGCCTTTCCTTCCCCCGGACTCCCTCCGCTAGCGCTACGGTCGCCCGGGGCTACCGAGGCCTCGCGGACGGCGCTCGGCGCGGCTCCCGATGGTCGCCTTGGTGGGCATCCGCGGGTGCCGCCCTAATCGGAGCGAGGGCATCTTGCCGTCGTGCTAAGCGAGCTTAGCGAGCGCGCGCCGCGCCGTTTGCGGCGCCTCGGTAGCCCGGGGCGACCGAAGGGAGTCCCGGGAGCCTCAACAACCAATCACCCCTTGTGGGCAAGCCCGGCTCTTTTCTGCTGCGCCCTCTCCTGCTACATTCGCCCCTACGTCAACCAAAACTCGTTGGAGGAGGTTCTTCGGCCTCTCCGGGGTAATGATGGGCCCGCGTGGCCATTGTGGAGTCGAGGACGGAGTTCACCCTCCAACCCGAACGCAGGAGCAATGTCTATGTCTACTCGCCAGTCTGACCGTGATCTGATCAACGCCGCCCAAGAAGCCCAGCAGAACCTCGAGCGCGTCCCCCTCGACGGCCACGCCCAGGACCTGATGGTCATCGCCCTCGCCCTGTTCGCTCAGGTCGAGGCCGACATGACCGAGGTCGTCGAGAAGGTCGACGCCGAGTCGGTCGAGGCCTCCGAGAGCCACGTGGCGCTCACCGAGGCCGAAAGCGCCGCCGACGCCGGCTACGGCGACGTCTACGACACCCTCGTGCTCACCCACCGCCACCGCCGCCTGGGCCGCCGCGACCGCAGCGCCACCCACATGCAGGCCCTCGAGCGCTACCTCGACGGCAACAGCGCCTCCGACTTCAAGGGGCGCGCCCGCGCCGACAAGGTCACGATCATGAAGAAGGCGCTCGACTACGTCGACGAGTACACCAACGACGGGCTGGTGCCCGCCGAGGTCATCGACGACGCCGTCCAGGCCCACCAGGCCTTCCGCGACGCCTACGACACCTGGCGCGCCGAGGGCGCCGACGTCACCGACGCGCGCAATATCGCCGACACCGTGCGCCCCGCGGCGCGCGCCAAGTACACCTCGGCCCGCGAGGTCGCTCAGGCGGCGTTGCGGTTGAGTGGGACCGAGCGGCCGATTTCGGACTATTGCCCGTCGTTGAGTGAGATCAAAGGAGGCAGTCCTGCGCCCACGGATACCGACGCGGACCCGGCTCCCGCCGACGACGTCGACGAGCCCGTCGAAGCTTGAGCGACCGACCTCGTCTTCTCGGCTGCGGAGAAGCGCTGGTCAGACCGTCTACTTCGTCTTCTCTGCTGCGGAGAAGCGCTGGTCAGACCGCCTACTTCGTCTTCTCCGCTGCCGAGAAGTGCTCCCAGGACCGCCTACTTCGTCTTCTCTGCTGCGGAGAAGTGCTTCTAGGACCGCCTACTTCGTCTTCTCCGCTGCCGAGAAGTGCTTCTAGGACCGCCTACTTCGTCTTCTCCGCTGCCGAGAAGTGCTCCCAGGCCTGCCAACTTCGTCTTCTCCGCTGCGGAGTGAACGAAGTAGGCCATCCGTCGAGCACCACTCTTCTACACCAAAGCGCCGGTCGGGCATCCGACCGGCGCTTCTTTGGTTACGAGGGCAAGATGCCCCCGCACCGATTGAGGGAACGTCGATCACCCCACATGCGCCAAAGCCGCCTCATAATCCGGCTCCTCGCCGATCTCGGCGACCTGCTCGGTGTGCACGACCTTGCCGTCGGCGTCGAGGACGACGACCGCGCGCGACAAGAGTCCGGCGAAGGCGCCGTCGGCGATCTCGACGCCCCAGGCGGTGCCGAAGTCGCTGCGGAACGTCGACATGCCCGCCACGCCCTCGATGCCCTCGGCGCCGCAGAAGCGCTTGTGGGCGAACGGCAGGTCGGCCGACACGCACAGCACCTCGACGCCGTCGAGGTCGGCGGCGCGCTCGTTGAACTCGCGCACCGACGCCTGGCACACGCCGGTGTCGATGCTCGGGAAGATGTTGAGCACGATGAAGTCGGCGTCGACGTCCTCGAAGCTCACGTCCTGCAGGTCCGTATTCGTCAGCGTGAACGCCGGCGCGGCTTCGCCGACCGCCGGAAGCTCGCCCACGGTTTGAATCTCTTCGCCGCCCAGTGTGATCGTGGCCATATCCATTCTCCTGATTCAATCGTTGTTAAAGTGACAAATTCGCCCGTCCTGTGTGCCAGAGGAGGGACGTTCAATCAACTGTGGCCTTGCAGGTTCGTCACCTCAACCCCTCCCCCCTTCGGGGACCTCCCCTAAACGGCAAACAGCGCCGTTTGGGGAGGAAATGGCTGCTCCAATAACCACATGTGGCTATTCGGCCGACCATTCGCCCCCCAAAGCCGCAGGCGTGGGGGGCAGGCGCGCCGTCCAGCGCCGGGGGGTTGAGGTCGCGGTTCGGCAAGGCCTTCCGAAGGCATCCCCCGCCGAGCGTTGACTTCCCGCAACGTTGTGGTCTACACCCTGAGTCGTTTGCAGAAATAACGGACCAGAGGACCTATCATGCGCAAATATTTCGTGTTTTTGGCAGCCGCTTCGCTCCTGGCAGCGTGCGGCGGTGAGTCGACTGAAGACAAAGAGTTGGTGATCGACACCGACGCGGGCACCGACACGAGCGTCGAGCACGAGGGGCCGACCTTCCCCGAGGTGTGGGGCGCGCCGGTGCTCGAGGACGAGAACCCGGCCACCGACATCGTCGAGGTGACGCTTCGGGCCGAGGAGAAGACGGTCACTCTGGCCGACGGCCTCGACGTCGACATGTATACGTACAACGGCAGCTTCCCCGGCCCGATCCTGCAGGCCCAGGTGGGCCAGACGGTGATCGTGCACTTCGAGAACGCGCTGCCCGAGGAGACCACCGTGCACTGGCACGGGCTGCGCATCCCCGACGAGATGGACGGCAACCCGCGCATCCAGAACCCGGTCCAGCCCGGCGAGTCGTTCACCTACGAGTTCGTCGTCGAGGACGCGGCCTCCTACTGGTACCACCCGCACGTTCGCGAGAACGAGCAGATCGAAAAGGGCCTGTACGGCCTGTTCATCGTGCACGGCGAGGACGAGCCGGAGTTCGACCGCGAGCGCTTCCTGACCATCGACGACATCCTCATCGACCAGAACGGCGATCTGCCCCCGTTTTTGCAGTCGCACCCCGAGATCATGCACGGGCGCAGCGGCAACGCGCTGCTGAACAACGGCTCGCTCGACGTGGTCAGCTTCTCGGTCGACCAGAACGACGTGGAGCGCTGGAGGCTGGTCAACCCGGCGAACGCGCGCACCATGAAGCTCGAGCTCGAGGGCGCGAGCTGGCGCGTCATCGGCACCGACGGCGGCCTGCTGCCCGAGCCCTACGAGACCGACCGCATCGTGCTGCCCGTGGGCCAGCGCTTCGACGTCGAGGTCGTCTACGACCAGCCGGGCACCGTCACGCTCAACTCGATGGTCCTCGTGCGCAACGACGCCGGCGAGATCGTCGAAGAGGCCTTCCCCATCTACGAGGCCGAGGTCGCCGCGAGCGACGCCGAGCCGCGCACGGTCGAGCTCCCCGAGGTCACGCTGCCCACCGCCGAGCCCACCCGCTCGGAGACCATCGAGTTCGACGTCGGCCAGGATACGTTCGGAAACACGGTGTGGATGCTCAACGGCAAGGCGCACTCGAACGACCCGCTGTTCACCTTCGGCTACGGCGAAGTCGTGCGCATCAAGCTGCGCAACAACGCCGGCCCCGAGCACCCCTTCCACCTGCACGGCAACTTCTTCACCGTCGTCAACGACGGCCGCGCCTGGACGAACCAACCCGGCCTCAAAGACACGGTGCTGGTGCCGGGCATGGACGAGGTCGAGATCATCGCCTACTTCGACAACCCCGGCCAATGGATGGCCCACTGCCACATCCTCGAGCACGCCAAGCTGGGGATGATGTCGGAGATCATCGTCGAAGATCCTGCTGAGTGACGGCAAGGTTCACCACGGGGAGCACTGGGGCACGGGGAAGGGCATTTTTGTTCTTCTCCGTGCCCTTTTGTGCTCTGTGGGAGATTCGAGGACGGCAAGGTTCACCACGGGGAGCACTGGGGCACGGGGAACGGCATTTAAAGCATTCTTTTGCCTTTCTCCGTGTCCCTGTGTCCCCCGTGGTGAATCTCACCTTTTACCAATCAACCCGCGTCGAGATACCCGTAGCGGTGAAGCCGACCGAGGTCGTGGCGCCGGCGTCGGTTTCGAAGTCGACAAACTGGAGGGTCAGACCCGTGGCGAGGAAGACCGCTCCGCTCGAGTAGAAGATGACCGAGCGGGTGTAGGCGGCGTCGGCGTCGGCTTCGAGTTGGCGGGCGCGGGTGAGGTTGCCGGCGTTTTGGGCGGCGGCGATGTCGTCGGCGCGGCCGACGGACATGGCGTCGTTGACGAGGCCGGCGCCCAACAGTGCGCCGCCCAGGCCGATGCCGCCCCAGCTCGCCCACGTCTGCCACTCGGGGCGCGCGGGCTCGACGTCGGCGGGGGCTTCGACGGTCTTGTCTTTCTGACGCTTTACGGTGATGGGGCTCAACGAGACGCTGACCTTCGTGGTCTGGTCGGGCTCGATCTCGGCGGTCTCGGAGGTCGCCTTGAAGCCGCCGGCGCTCACCTCGAGCTTGTGCGAGCCGACCTTCAGGTCGGTGCGCACCGGGCATGCCATCGCCTCGCCGCCGTCGATGCTCACCTGGGCGTGCTCGGGCGAGCACGACACGGCCAGCGTGCCGGTGTCGACGCAGGTGTCGAGGCCCTCGATGCCGGCGCTGGCCTTATCGAGGATCTCTTCGTCGACCTTCTTGCGGCCGAGTAGCGCGCTGTACTCCTTGCGCGCCTTCGCGCAGCGGCCCCACTTGCCGTAGGCGCCGGCGATGCTCAGCGAGATCTTGGGGTGGTCGATGATGCGCCGGGCGCGCTTGAGCTCGATGATGGCGTCCTCGTACTGCTTCTTTTCGAGCAGACGGCCGCCCTTGTCGAGGTGCGCCTGGAAGCGCTCGAGCTCCTCTTTGGAGACATCCTGGGCGAACGCGCTCGACGCGCCGGCGCCGAGCAACACTCCGGCGAGCACGACCGTGCACAGGCGCCGGGTCAATGCAGACATATTCATCTCAGACCTTCTCACTCAACGGCTCATTCACCGGCTCATTCACCGGGCAGGTATTGGTCGACCATCTTGTCGATGTCGGTGCCCTTGTCGTCTTCTTTGGGGGCTTCTTTGGGTTCAACTTGTTCGGGCTTGCGGACTTGTCGCTTCGCAGACTCGTCCGGCGTGGCCTCGAGCGCGACCGTCACAGTCGACTCGCTGTCGGCGCTCAGCTCGACCTCGCCGGCCTGGTAGCCGTCGAGCTCGAGGCGGAGCGTCTTGGGAAGCTCGTCGGGCGCGAACTCCACGGTCACGCCGGTCTTGCCGAGCACCTTGTTGTCCGCCCAGACCATCGCGCCCGAGGGCTCGCTCTGGAGGGTGAACTCGAGGGGCTCGGCCTGCTCTTCGACCTGCGGCGAAACGGCTGCGGGCTCGGGCGGGTCGGGCTGTTCGGGGGCCGACTGGGGCGTCTCGGGTTCGGCGACCGCCTGCGGCTCGTCGACCGGCTCGCCCGTCGAGGTCTCGGATGATTGATTCGACATCCAGACGTACCCGCCCGCGCCGATGACGAGCGCGGTCAGCAAAAAGAGCGTCACTTGCTTACCCACGCCCACGGTGGCGCCGTCGGCGTCCTTCGGCGCGGGCTTGGGCGCCTTCGACGGGTTGGGGATCTGGACGCCCGTCTTCACCCGACCGAGGACCTCCGGCTTGTCAGCCAGTGTGGGGGACGTCTCGTCGGGGGCGTACTCTTCGGCCTGCGGCGCCTCGCGCAGCATCTCGAGGTCGCTCTCGCCGACCTCCTGGCCCAGCTTCTCGAGCATGCTCGGGGTAGTGTCGGGCGCGGGCGCGGGCACTTCGCCGGGCGACAGCTTCAGGCCGGCCGGCGTGGCCTGGCGGGCGGCCTCGAGCGCCTCGTACATCTCGTCGGCGTTCTGGTAGCGGTCGGCCGGGTGTTTGCGCGTCGCCTTGCGAATCACCTCGCCCAGCGGGGTCTCGGCGATCTTCTGGGGGATGCGCACCGGCTTTTTGAGCTGCTGGAGCAGGGTCTGCGGCGCCCCGTTGCCCTGGAAGACGCGCTGGCCGGTGAGCATCTCGAGGAGCACGAGCCCGGCGGCGTACACGTCGACGACCTGCGGGTTGCTGTGCTCCGCCTGCAGCAGGGTCTCGGGGGCGATATACGACGGCGTGCCCGAGATCATGCCGGTGGCGGTGATGTCCGACTCCTGGGAGTTGGCCAGCTTGGCGATGCCGAAGTCGAGCAGCTTGACGT
It encodes:
- a CDS encoding response regulator, which gives rise to MSSTQSDSASADDAKHPTAHEDLPFATIVETINDGILVVRLGGEIIYANESMAKMLGYSRPEMVGNMLFDFMEEEWAERARQNLKRRQEGVEEMFDHRWQHNDGGGVWTLVSAKPMHDEDGVQWGSLVAIQNISERKEMEEEIRQARDELEMRVQERTRQLVETNERLQREVEERREAEERALEASRAKSAFLANMSHELRTPLNAVIGYTELIQEDLDFGASNPAELPLESIQSDLKKVHHSANHLLALINDILDLSKVEAGKMDLHLDAFDLAELVDEVIDTVRPLVAKNDNDLERSYRRRGEVVTDRTKLKQVLLNLVGNAAKFTEKGVIELSTAEAVVNSMPGVRIEVRDTGMGIDPESIDRLFEPFTQADESTTRKHGGTGLGLTICKRFCEMMGGTIDVQSTLGEGTTFTILLPTEHRSGLAEPSATMEIPHLSADFLSNSGEGPTVLVIDDDPHVHELMRRFLGPRGFHVISAFNGDQGVELARTKRPDVITLDVMMPGRDGWSVLSNLKAEADLESIPVVMVTMIDDKSIGYALGASDYLVKPIQRDRLVKVLARFHPERGGTALVVEDEDDVREVMARHLRRADWRVRTAENGTAALEMLDSEIPDVVVLDLMMPEMDGFEVAEIMRQEPRWQEIPIVVVTAMDLDDAQHSRLQKSVERILSKNVSSVDQVLKEVLAVTGAQAEQADAPEERPSDGEPIAATTKTVPRSQPQQEE
- a CDS encoding NAD(P)/FAD-dependent oxidoreductase gives rise to the protein MHFVIIGNGVAGIEAAFAIRDRLGPGEAKITVISDETDYFFSRTALMYAYMDKLDRRDLEPYERKVYAQKQIELVRGRVVDLDAAEASLRLQDGSTVAYDRLLLAVGAKPRMVPFAGLDEVEEGLVHFVSMQDLDECERLTWSTERAVVVGGGLIGVELVESLTHHGVEVTFLVREPWFWPAALGKEEAEIVAEHIREHGVDLRMEEEMSEIQVDDAGRVSGVRTNLGDEIPCQMLGVAIGVQANVEWLQGVSTPPAINRGVMVDRSFRTTLPNVWAAGDCVEVDVGRRPGLVETIWYSAKRHGKLAGLSMAGERVEYHPPLFYNSTKFFELEFTTVGDCVDVADGATTLFRKMPGKPISQRIVANERGEVIGFNMLGSRFDHRVLEQWIHDRRDLAWVQRHLQEAQFDVEFGRVPLSKMVEKEIA
- a CDS encoding 4Fe-4S binding protein: MRQKGTIGWLKHDITHRGVTAWALSAALFAFYVILYWTDWLDPVAQALHLGSKWTLYGLLYTIAITAGGIYVMRKYRHNKYQIVRTTVIIFVQATLAFSVPLILKFFNQPEVYLSYLWPLKIEYFYPSTIASWPLPFIIWSIAGSLLMVPLLATFFGKRWYCSWVCGCGGLANTAGDPFRQLSNKSSAAWKFEQYSIHITMLLSFVVTAAVVASFFIGDSSPMLQSAAGEMQSAYGFVVVAILSGIVGVGVYPIGGTRVWCRYFCPMAAVLGLVQKKGKYRITVKDNMCISCGLCSKYCEMGIDVRAYAQRNEDFTRASCVGCGLCEEVCPRGVLHLENSDKPRSGPQPLTIDALVDESWKDRHVSPHAEEKQESVISVNWN
- the tpx gene encoding thiol peroxidase, with amino-acid sequence MATITLGGEEIQTVGELPAVGEAAPAFTLTNTDLQDVSFEDVDADFIVLNIFPSIDTGVCQASVREFNERAADLDGVEVLCVSADLPFAHKRFCGAEGIEGVAGMSTFRSDFGTAWGVEIADGAFAGLLSRAVVVLDADGKVVHTEQVAEIGEEPDYEAALAHVG
- a CDS encoding multicopper oxidase family protein → MRKYFVFLAAASLLAACGGESTEDKELVIDTDAGTDTSVEHEGPTFPEVWGAPVLEDENPATDIVEVTLRAEEKTVTLADGLDVDMYTYNGSFPGPILQAQVGQTVIVHFENALPEETTVHWHGLRIPDEMDGNPRIQNPVQPGESFTYEFVVEDAASYWYHPHVRENEQIEKGLYGLFIVHGEDEPEFDRERFLTIDDILIDQNGDLPPFLQSHPEIMHGRSGNALLNNGSLDVVSFSVDQNDVERWRLVNPANARTMKLELEGASWRVIGTDGGLLPEPYETDRIVLPVGQRFDVEVVYDQPGTVTLNSMVLVRNDAGEIVEEAFPIYEAEVAASDAEPRTVELPEVTLPTAEPTRSETIEFDVGQDTFGNTVWMLNGKAHSNDPLFTFGYGEVVRIKLRNNAGPEHPFHLHGNFFTVVNDGRAWTNQPGLKDTVLVPGMDEVEIIAYFDNPGQWMAHCHILEHAKLGMMSEIIVEDPAE
- a CDS encoding PEGA domain-containing protein, whose product is MSALTRRLCTVVLAGVLLGAGASSAFAQDVSKEELERFQAHLDKGGRLLEKKQYEDAIIELKRARRIIDHPKISLSIAGAYGKWGRCAKARKEYSALLGRKKVDEEILDKASAGIEGLDTCVDTGTLAVSCSPEHAQVSIDGGEAMACPVRTDLKVGSHKLEVSAGGFKATSETAEIEPDQTTKVSVSLSPITVKRQKDKTVEAPADVEPARPEWQTWASWGGIGLGGALLGAGLVNDAMSVGRADDIAAAQNAGNLTRARQLEADADAAYTRSVIFYSSGAVFLATGLTLQFVDFETDAGATTSVGFTATGISTRVDW
- a CDS encoding serine/threonine-protein kinase; its protein translation is MSDETETKEQHVAHLPRPGEVIEERYKLGNTFASGGMGVIMRAEQIRTGRDVAVKLLHPHIAAKEDFAARFMREVDVATRFDHPHIVRVYDVGETDEGVLYLVMEMLDGEELKDLIAREAPLEAGVAIDIGLQMLDGLAEAHSQDVIHRDFKPGNVFVMKNRRGDYHVKLLDFGIAKLANSQESDITATGMISGTPSYIAPETLLQAEHSNPQVVDVYAAGLVLLEMLTGQRVFQGNGAPQTLLQQLKKPVRIPQKIAETPLGEVIRKATRKHPADRYQNADEMYEALEAARQATPAGLKLSPGEVPAPAPDTTPSMLEKLGQEVGESDLEMLREAPQAEEYAPDETSPTLADKPEVLGRVKTGVQIPNPSKAPKPAPKDADGATVGVGKQVTLFLLTALVIGAGGYVWMSNQSSETSTGEPVDEPQAVAEPETPQSAPEQPDPPEPAAVSPQVEEQAEPLEFTLQSEPSGAMVWADNKVLGKTGVTVEFAPDELPKTLRLELDGYQAGEVELSADSESTVTVALEATPDESAKRQVRKPEQVEPKEAPKEDDKGTDIDKMVDQYLPGE